From a single Alloactinosynnema sp. L-07 genomic region:
- a CDS encoding glycosyltransferase family 4 protein — translation MRIGIVCPYSFEVPGGVQAHVLDLARALRAQGHEVDVLAPADEDAELPDFVHPAGRAVGIPYNGSVARLSFGPVSYARVRRWIRDHDFDVLHLHEPTAPSLSMLALMIADGPIVATFHTSTPRSRTLSALQGVLQPFLEKVTARIAVSALARRVQVEHLGGDAVEIPNGVDVGFFRDVPPLAGYPRATGTIGFVGRYTEPRKGMPVLLDAMRRLDLPDVRLLVVGRGDANELRQLAGPELAGRLDLLGQVDDKTKARALRSVDVYCAPNTGGESFGIILTEAMSAGAAVVASDLDAFRRVLDDGRAGVLTAVNDSDALAAGLRSVLTDPARRANLIAEGERRVAAFDWSVVANQVLRVYEQAVAADPRGVGEVP, via the coding sequence GTGAGGATCGGGATTGTGTGCCCCTACTCCTTCGAGGTCCCCGGAGGAGTGCAGGCCCACGTGCTCGACCTGGCCAGGGCGCTGCGGGCGCAGGGCCACGAGGTCGACGTGCTCGCCCCGGCCGACGAGGACGCCGAGCTGCCCGACTTCGTCCACCCCGCCGGGCGCGCGGTCGGCATCCCGTACAACGGGTCGGTGGCCCGGCTGTCCTTCGGCCCGGTGTCCTACGCGCGGGTCCGCCGCTGGATCCGCGACCACGACTTCGACGTGCTGCACCTGCACGAGCCGACCGCGCCGAGCCTGTCGATGCTGGCACTGATGATCGCCGACGGGCCGATCGTGGCGACCTTCCACACCTCGACACCGCGCTCGCGCACGCTGAGCGCGCTCCAGGGCGTGCTGCAGCCGTTCCTGGAGAAGGTGACCGCCCGCATCGCGGTGTCGGCGCTGGCCCGGCGGGTGCAGGTGGAACACCTGGGCGGCGACGCGGTGGAGATCCCCAACGGCGTCGACGTCGGCTTCTTCCGCGACGTGCCGCCGCTGGCGGGCTACCCGCGAGCGACGGGCACGATCGGCTTCGTCGGCCGCTACACCGAACCCCGCAAGGGCATGCCGGTCCTGCTCGACGCCATGCGGCGGCTGGACCTGCCGGACGTGCGCCTGCTGGTCGTCGGCCGCGGCGACGCCAACGAGCTGCGTCAGCTGGCCGGTCCGGAGCTGGCGGGCCGACTCGACCTGCTCGGCCAGGTCGACGACAAGACCAAGGCACGGGCGCTGCGCAGCGTCGACGTCTACTGCGCGCCGAACACCGGCGGCGAGAGCTTCGGCATCATCCTCACCGAGGCGATGTCCGCGGGAGCCGCCGTCGTCGCCAGCGACCTCGACGCCTTCCGCCGCGTCTTGGACGACGGCCGCGCCGGGGTGCTCACCGCGGTCAACGACTCCGACGCCCTAGCCGCAGGCCTGCGCTCGGTCCTGACCGACCCGGCCCGCCGCGCCAACCTGATCGCCGAGGGGGAGCGGCGCGTGGCAGCCTTCGACTGGTCGGTCGTGGCGAACCAGGTCCTGCGGGTCTACGAACAGGCGGTCGCAGCCGACCCGCGCGGGGTGGGTGAGGTGCCGTGA
- a CDS encoding phosphatidylinositol mannoside acyltransferase, translated as MNFGERLAGLGYAAGWRLVRVLPESVAKAVFGFGADLAARRQGPGAKQLRANLARVVPQAGEDELDELVRQALRSYARYWMEAFRLPSMDHDAVHRSINAEATGHENLDAALAEGNGVILALPHSGNWDAAGVWMVGLHGKFATVAERLKPESLYRRFVDYRESLGFEILAASGDERSPSEVLAERLRANGIVCLLADRDLTPSGIPVTFFGAETRMPAGPAYLAAKTGAALLPVGLWFTEDGWGLRLHPRIRVTGIDGVQAATQALADVLAGDIAAHPADWHMLQKLWVEDLSADRQKALAAREEPRQP; from the coding sequence ATGAACTTCGGCGAACGCCTCGCCGGCCTGGGCTACGCGGCCGGGTGGCGGCTGGTCAGGGTGCTGCCCGAGAGCGTGGCCAAGGCCGTGTTCGGCTTCGGGGCCGACCTCGCCGCGCGCCGCCAGGGCCCGGGCGCCAAGCAGCTGCGGGCCAACCTCGCCCGCGTCGTCCCGCAGGCGGGCGAGGACGAACTGGACGAACTCGTCCGCCAAGCCCTGCGGTCCTACGCGCGGTACTGGATGGAGGCCTTCCGCCTGCCATCGATGGACCACGACGCCGTCCACCGCTCCATCAACGCCGAGGCCACCGGCCATGAGAACCTCGACGCCGCGCTCGCCGAGGGCAACGGCGTGATCCTCGCGCTGCCCCACTCGGGCAACTGGGACGCGGCCGGGGTGTGGATGGTGGGCCTGCACGGCAAGTTCGCCACCGTCGCCGAGCGGCTCAAGCCGGAGTCGCTCTACCGCCGGTTCGTCGACTACCGCGAGTCCCTGGGCTTCGAGATCCTCGCGGCCAGCGGCGACGAGCGGTCCCCGTCGGAGGTGCTGGCCGAGCGGCTGCGCGCCAACGGCATCGTCTGCCTGCTCGCCGACCGCGACCTGACCCCGTCCGGGATCCCGGTGACGTTCTTCGGCGCCGAGACGCGCATGCCCGCGGGCCCGGCCTACCTCGCGGCGAAGACCGGTGCGGCGCTGCTGCCGGTCGGGCTCTGGTTCACCGAGGACGGCTGGGGCCTGCGGCTGCACCCGCGGATCCGGGTGACCGGCATCGACGGCGTCCAGGCCGCCACCCAGGCGCTCGCCGACGTGCTGGCCGGTGACATAGCCGCGCACCCGGCAGACTGGCACATGCTGCAGAAGCTGTGGGTCGAGGACTTGTCCGCCGACCGCCAGAAAGCGCTCGCCGCGCGGGAGGAACCCCGGCAGCCGTGA
- the pgsA gene encoding phosphatidylinositol phosphate synthase yields MLNIFARASVNRVTDPIGASLVRIGFTPNVVTVVGTVGAVVASLWLFPTGHLFVGTVAVTAFALFDLIDGAMARAQGGGTRYGAVLDASCDRIADGALSSAIVWYCFAVADNRTLAAAALICLVAGQVISYVKARAEAAGLSADGGVVERAERLIITLVGTGLSGLGVPYALHVALWVLAAGSVVTVTQRLLAVRRAAKEESA; encoded by the coding sequence ATGCTGAATATCTTCGCTCGTGCCTCGGTCAACCGCGTCACCGATCCGATCGGTGCGTCGCTGGTGCGGATCGGCTTCACCCCGAACGTGGTGACGGTCGTCGGCACCGTCGGCGCCGTGGTGGCTTCGCTCTGGCTGTTCCCGACCGGGCACCTGTTCGTGGGCACCGTCGCGGTCACCGCCTTCGCGCTGTTCGACCTGATCGACGGCGCCATGGCGCGCGCGCAGGGCGGCGGCACCCGCTACGGCGCGGTGCTCGACGCCAGTTGCGACCGGATCGCCGACGGCGCGCTGTCCAGCGCCATCGTCTGGTACTGCTTCGCCGTGGCCGACAACCGGACGCTCGCCGCGGCCGCGCTGATCTGCCTGGTCGCGGGCCAGGTGATCTCCTATGTGAAGGCCCGCGCCGAGGCGGCGGGCCTCAGCGCCGACGGCGGCGTGGTCGAACGCGCCGAGCGGCTGATCATCACCCTGGTCGGGACCGGACTCAGCGGCCTTGGCGTCCCCTACGCGCTGCACGTCGCGCTGTGGGTGCTGGCCGCGGGCTCGGTCGTGACCGTCACGCAGCGGCTGCTCGCGGTGCGGCGAGCGGCCAAGGAGGAGAGCGCATGA
- a CDS encoding MarR family winged helix-turn-helix transcriptional regulator → MADTRWLSDGEQEIWRAFVTMLSALNDQLDRQLQRDSTMPYTYYEILVVLSHAPGRQMRMSELAGLRGSSRSRLSHAVSRLEEAGWVERRECPTDKRGSLAVLTDTGFAALAAAAPGHVTEVREKLFDRLTPEQVRVLGEISVAVLDGLDPDRLLLGRG, encoded by the coding sequence ATGGCAGACACCCGATGGCTCTCCGACGGCGAACAGGAGATATGGCGCGCGTTCGTCACCATGCTCAGCGCGCTCAACGACCAGCTGGATCGCCAACTACAGCGCGACTCGACGATGCCCTACACCTACTACGAGATCCTGGTCGTGCTGTCCCACGCCCCGGGCAGGCAGATGCGGATGAGTGAGCTGGCGGGCCTACGCGGCTCGTCGCGCAGCAGGCTGTCGCACGCGGTCTCGCGGCTGGAGGAGGCGGGCTGGGTCGAGCGCCGCGAATGCCCGACCGACAAGCGCGGCTCGCTGGCCGTGCTCACCGACACCGGCTTCGCCGCACTCGCCGCCGCCGCGCCCGGCCATGTCACCGAGGTCCGCGAGAAGCTGTTCGACCGGCTGACCCCCGAACAGGTGCGGGTGCTCGGCGAGATCAGTGTCGCCGTGCTCGACGGCCTCGACCCGGACAGGTTGCTGCTGGGCCGCGGGTAA
- a CDS encoding YceI family protein gives MSTPTLTEIPGFLAGTWDIDASHSDVGFTVRHLVVTKVRGRFDGVSGHLVTTDDLATSSVEVVIDLSTINTHNEQRDGHLKSADFFEVDTYPALTYRGTGVRAQGDRYVLDGELTLKGITKTVPLTFELNGFSPDPWGGTRIGFSGDAEINRKDFNVNFEGVQNGIAVVSDKINIHIELEAVLRQDA, from the coding sequence ATGAGCACCCCCACGCTGACCGAGATCCCCGGCTTCCTCGCTGGCACCTGGGACATCGACGCCTCGCACTCCGACGTCGGCTTCACCGTGCGGCACCTGGTGGTCACCAAGGTCCGTGGCCGCTTCGACGGCGTGTCCGGCCACCTGGTCACCACCGATGACCTCGCGACCTCCAGCGTCGAGGTCGTCATCGACCTGAGCACCATCAACACCCACAACGAGCAGCGCGACGGCCACCTCAAGTCGGCCGACTTCTTCGAGGTCGACACCTACCCGGCGCTGACCTACCGCGGCACCGGCGTGCGCGCGCAGGGTGACCGCTACGTCCTCGACGGCGAACTGACCCTCAAAGGCATCACCAAGACCGTGCCGCTGACCTTCGAGCTCAACGGCTTCAGCCCCGACCCGTGGGGCGGCACCCGCATCGGCTTCTCGGGCGACGCCGAGATCAACCGCAAGGACTTCAACGTGAACTTCGAGGGCGTCCAGAACGGCATCGCCGTGGTGTCCGACAAGATCAACATCCACATCGAGCTGGAGGCCGTCCTCCGCCAGGACGCTTAA
- a CDS encoding HIT domain-containing protein: MAAAHEPELVAQDGVGVPDALQRLWTPHRMAYIRGENKPEHDEQDGCPFCGLIALDDADALIIARGELVYAVLNLYPYNPGHLMLLPYRHVADYTELTRAETVELAEFTQRAMVVERKVAAPHGFNIGMNQGVVAGAGIAAHLHQHVVPRWGGDSNFMPVVGHTKVLPQLLSETRALLANAWTA; the protein is encoded by the coding sequence ATGGCCGCCGCACACGAACCGGAGCTCGTCGCCCAGGACGGGGTTGGGGTTCCTGATGCCCTGCAACGGCTCTGGACGCCGCACCGGATGGCCTATATCCGCGGTGAGAACAAGCCCGAGCACGATGAGCAGGACGGGTGTCCGTTCTGTGGGCTGATCGCCCTGGACGACGCCGACGCGCTGATCATCGCGCGCGGGGAGCTCGTCTACGCGGTGCTCAACCTCTACCCGTACAACCCCGGCCACCTCATGCTGCTGCCCTACCGGCACGTGGCCGACTACACCGAGCTGACGCGGGCCGAGACCGTCGAACTGGCGGAGTTCACCCAGCGGGCGATGGTGGTCGAGCGCAAGGTGGCCGCTCCGCACGGCTTCAACATCGGGATGAACCAGGGCGTCGTCGCGGGCGCGGGCATCGCCGCGCACCTGCATCAGCATGTCGTTCCCCGGTGGGGCGGCGACTCGAACTTCATGCCGGTCGTCGGCCACACCAAGGTGCTGCCACAGCTGCTCAGCGAGACCCGCGCTCTACTCGCGAACGCCTGGACTGCTTAA
- a CDS encoding cupin domain-containing protein, with translation MSLLIKSPADVDRLQAVAGEYRVLLSGKDTGGRLAIVEQILPPGAIGAAPHVHHGHEEDFVVTEGEITFDTGESAVLVPAGGVVSVPRGEAHGFRNVSDKPAACIVTFTPAGYEDYFRLIDELMRAGTTPDAETLTELRARFATESV, from the coding sequence GTGAGCCTGCTGATCAAATCCCCCGCCGATGTCGACCGTCTTCAAGCCGTGGCGGGTGAGTATCGGGTGCTGCTTTCCGGCAAGGACACGGGCGGCCGTCTGGCCATCGTCGAACAGATCCTTCCTCCCGGCGCGATCGGCGCGGCGCCGCATGTTCACCATGGGCATGAGGAGGACTTTGTGGTGACTGAGGGTGAGATCACGTTCGACACGGGCGAGTCGGCGGTGCTGGTTCCGGCGGGTGGGGTGGTGTCGGTTCCGCGAGGGGAGGCACACGGGTTCCGCAACGTGTCGGACAAGCCTGCGGCGTGCATCGTAACCTTCACCCCAGCGGGCTACGAGGATTACTTCCGGCTCATCGATGAGTTGATGAGGGCCGGGACTACGCCGGACGCCGAGACGCTGACAGAGCTGCGGGCACGGTTCGCGACCGAGTCTGTGTAG